The Calliopsis andreniformis isolate RMS-2024a chromosome 5, iyCalAndr_principal, whole genome shotgun sequence nucleotide sequence caattaaatgataattaaaaattaacaaTTATTGTAACTGTGAATTATTCAGATAACATACCTATGACTGCTTGACTCATGCCTGCCTTTATCATCATCATTACGCCTACGACGTTTGTCTCTTTCCCTATCCCTATCTCTGTCTCCATCCCTTCTTCGTCTATCGAGTTCTTCGCGTGCTCTTTGCTTTCTGTCTTCCTCTCTTCTTTGTTCTTTCTCATCTCTAGCTTTCTCACGCTTACTCTATAAAGATGTTTATATAGTATTATCAACTTAAAATGCTAAAATACTTCAATGCTGCAAATGTTATTACCATAATTTCTTGAAGAGCACTCTTTAACCTGGCATATCCAACATGTTGTTTTCCCATTAAATGATCGTCAATTCGTTGCTGAGCATCACCCACAATAAGAAATGCACCACACACATCACACACTTCCATTTGTTTTTCTTGTGCTGCAGCCAGTTCAGCagtctaaaacaaataaatatattaatttctacattcttttattgtgctttattatattatatattttaatatgtacTTGGTTATAATGACTATTGTCATTAGATTTTCGTAATGTTTCACGTTCTTCTTTTAATTGGTCACACAATCTCATTAAACCTTGAGCCTGTTCTACATTGCCTTGTATACCGCTTTGTTCTGCTTCTTCTACTAGTTTATTAATCTTCTCAGTTAAGAGGGCTATCTGCTCTTCATTTCTCTGAGTTTGTGCTGGGGTTAATGTAGGCTAAATAAACACAATTAATCAATCTTTCTATTATTGTTTAAGTATTGTCTTATTAACTAATACGTTTAATGATATGGAACTTTATATTTTCCACAAGATAAAGAAAGTTATTGCAACTTAATGTTTTGAAATCTTATGAGAAGACTGATAATTTTGAATATCGTTATAAAACTACTTTGTAAATCAAATTAATGcttctaataaataataaagattATCATTAAAACTTGGAAGTATCCTCACCGCTTCTGTTCTCCCAATAAGAGCTAATCGCTGTTTTCCTTTTATTATCTTCCTTTCAACCTCATTCAACATACTTTGGCAAAATCTAATAAACTCATCTTCATATTGCTGTTTTCGATATGAGTATGGTGCTTTCTCGAACAACTCCCTAGCTTCATCATCATGTACACGAGAACAGGCACCCAAGTCAGCTCGCGTGTTAACAAACAGATCATGAGGGCAGAATTTTACTAGGTAAAGTTTACAGAactgaaatataaaaataaggtaataaaaaatatatcaaaACTTCATGATCATAAATCTTAATCAGGTACTTGAAACGCGTTAAAATTTTCAAGTACCTCAGGATCTTCCCAATTAAGTTCTTTGGGCTTTTCGTTGGGAAGAACGTTTCTGTTTCTTCCCATAAGTTCATCGAGaagagcagcagcagcagcagcagccatgttTCAAAATTCTTTGTAACCAAACGTTTATCAAGGGTACCCGAAAATGCACAAGTCACTGCTGAGTAAGCACTAAGAACAGTGGATTCACTGTTTCAGTAAAACGAGCAACAGGCTTTAAAGCGAAGGAAGTTGATTCGAAAACGATACAAATTCGCATAAACATTGAGAGACTCGAACGAAGTAACGTTAGATGTTCTAACCCCGAAGTTCTTCCATTTCGGACGGCGGTAGTGTAGCAAACAATATGGCGATGGTTTGGGTTGAATTGAAAGCGTGCAAAACGAACAAGAGAAACTCTAAATTTGTACTCTTTCAATTCAATAAACAATGAATGCTAAACAAACTTCGTCTAGTCTTGTCTTTTTGTCAATTGTTCTTCTAGGTTAATTCAGCATTAATATGTAAATAGGATAAATATTTCGAGAATTTATTTCACTCTCCACTGACACTTATAACTTACGTTTACTACGTGATTTAAGACTCAAtgaatttcttttttcattagTATTTTTGCGCATATATTCACATCTTCTGTTATTGTATAAAAAATAATCGTGttccttatttgtatttaaagtACATAAAAATTCAGATTTTTATATATGTCTGACATATGGCGTAGAATTTTTTGAACCTTAACTTGACTGTTTCTCCGCATATACGCATGATTTTAGGCGccatttgtttaaaattcaaattcaagttTTGAATGTCTGTTAGATTTTGATTGACGACAATGTTTTCAGTTATTGCAAATAAATGAGAGGGGGGATATGTTTAACATAATAAAGGCGCTTAAAAAgaacacaataataatttattggtTATCACTGTTATGCTAATATTGATTACTCATTACACGTTAACACGCATTATGGACTTAGGGCATTAATTATTACTGGtcactttttttaaaaatattagagaATGAATACATTGTCAATAATTTGACTTTTTTGAGGTCACAGTCGATGTAAATACTGTGCCGATTAGAAGCGTCAATAAAATAGAAACGgaaatatacaataattttaTCCTACAATTAATTTATACTACTACACAGCTATAATATACTCGAATAAATATAAAAGGTTACCTTTGTTTTCGTAACTACAGTTTTCTTCTCATTTATAATTTTACTGTGAAATGCATAATGAGATTCCAGTATATATAATTAACGATCGAAATGTAACGATGGGTAATGACGATGAATGATAATCGATCAATAATTGATCAAATTTATTCATACTCTTCTTCATCAGGTCGAACTTGAGGGAATCTCCTCACAGGCTGATGTTGAGGTTGCGGGCGTCTGTGTTGAAGAGGAATATTCACCTCTTCGGGACTACGAAATACTTGGTTTACTGGTAAACGAAACTGTGGAAGGCCTGTTGGTTGGGGACGACTGGATGCTGGAATACTATTCAATGTGCTTGGCTGAGGACTGGCATACACCTACGCATAAAGGTAAACGTTAGTATCATTTACAATTCGAATGTAACAATTTGGAAAAGTACTCTAGTCCATTATAAAAAATGATATAGTAAATAGAAAATTTGCAGCTTTTCAGTATcattattattcttattttaatttattaatataatgtTACCGTTGGTGCAGGACGACGAATGGGAGCAGCAGTAGGCGTGATCTGATAATCGCCGACTTCGCGTTCGTCCGTGTGGATGTCTGCAGGGAAATATCTCTCGCTGTATCTCAAGGTTACGTTGGGTTTATTCTCAGCTTCAGCCAAGTTCAATGGTTTGTACAAGTACTCGTTCACGAAATGATATTGCGAGCTCCTCTTGCAGTTGATGTCACCGCTGGGTGGCATGCAAATCAAGTGAACCTGTAACGTGAATGCATAACGATACCAATAGTCTGAAGAGAAAGGAGTTCGATGGGAAAGACGTGCTTCTTTTATTTCTGTCTTTTCTACCGAGAAAAGGGGCGTAGGCTGATTACCCCGGAAACACGTACTGCTATCAGGAAACTAATCGTGATATTCATGACTTCAGCTGTTCGTTTATCCAGTATATAGAGTCGGAAGTGGTTGAATTGAAATCAAAATATATGAGAAGTGAAATTTTCTTATCGAAATGATAGATAAGGCTAGAAAATAATTAAGGCAGTAGAGTTTAATTTCACAACCGCTTTCTCGTATCGTAGGACATACCACATTTATAAGACATACCATAAGATACACCATATGGATGCTTAAGATTATTCAGGAGTCATACATAGTTTCATTATTTCAGATAGTAAATACTATTATATCAGTAATTCTTTCAGTTTATGAAAAGTTAATCACTAATCTTTCGATAGAATTAAAAATTCGACAAAAATTAAAGATGATCAATTTATCTTCTAAAAACTCATATTTATAATCAGTTTACAATTAGAAAATGTGAATAGTGTTAAAGTTACCTGGTGGAAGGTAAATCCTTCGGGACAGATCCACGAGTGTCTAGCGTTTTCATGGCAGTAATGAAAAACTTCACAGTTAAGGTCTTCGTCGGCATAATATCCAGTCTGTTTATTTACGCAATCAAATTTGCTCAGCGGTAAAAGAAGGGTCAGACGATCGGGTTCCTCTTTTTCTTCTGGTTCTTCAACCTGTGCCATACAATCAAATTAACAAATTACATTCGACGAAAACGAGTTTTACGAAATGCGAAACCTTTacataaatacttcaatttctcaatcgtcacaaTGTATCACAAAAAAATAATGACTCTATGCACAAAAAAGTAAAACGATTTACTTCATTCGTGAAATAATTTCTCTCTTCGATGTAACAGTTTATTACATAAGACGTTTACTGTACGAAACTGCGAACAATGGATCCAAAGGGTTTCTTACGATGCTTTCACTTGTTGCGAACCGCAACGAATAACGATTTCGTCTGCACCTGTTATCTCGCGGGGAGTTTCATGTGAAGcatttgaaattgaaataagTGGTTTTGTACGACAAGTACCTGAGGATTCTGTCCTTGTTGAGGTTGTCCACCTCGAAGACCGCCACGAGATCCTCCGTTTACCTTGATGGTTCCTTGCTCAAGCACTGGTTTACGATACAActggaaaaaaatatttaaaaaaattttttaatatcactCGTCGTTTTTTGAGAAAACTCACTTTGAATTTTAGCTGAGAATGAGAATATTGAAATACAGTTTTAATCAGTTGACGTATAAACGAGGGGAAGGAAATATGTAATACTTACAGTAGAGGAAGTCTGCGTATAAAAGTTCTTTTTTTATCACCGATTTTAATCCGAAAGTACAGAAATATGGACAAGTAAGTATGCACCCTACCTTTAAAACTTTCATTTATCCGCCGCTATAGATATACGCAGTATCGAACTCAGGTAAATTGGTATTTTGTAACGACCAGTTATTTTTACATAAGCTCTTACGTAATATATAATACACACGTGAACGCAATACTTCGTTGTATGAAGCAAGTGTTCTCATATGACATCTTGACATTTCATTCTTGAAAATCTTAGAAGTTACTACCTCTACTTTGATCtatttctattctattctaCATTTAACTATTTCCAATAGCAATGAGTTTCTTTCCAGGTTGATTACCACTTTCAACTGATTCAAGATATCTTCAGCTGATTAGTATACTATTATTACTTACAGGTGGCTGATTGTTAGGGTTGCGGAAAGCAGGCGTCGCAGCAGGCGTGGGCGTAACAATATTATCCTCGTAACTGTTATCGCGGAAACCTTGACCAGCGCTAAGGCCGTTCGCGTACAGTGGCCCTAGACTGGAGGATTTTCCAGGATAAGGCACTCTTCCGTCACCATCGTAGGAACCCTGCGCATTCGTAGTCGCGACCAACGCTGCCAGACACAACCAATACATCCTGCAAAAAGAAAAACGAGACATTGCTAGAGTTCCACGTCCATTCCCTGTAGAAAATTATGGGACGGTGCACTTTCTCGTGCACGATATCAAGTCGAATTAAGGTATACTCAAGGCAAACGTGTGTGAAGGAAAGTGACCTTGGATATTGATATCTGTCCGTAAAGTACGCTGGCTGAATCGAAGTGGAAAG carries:
- the LOC143178682 gene encoding luc7-like protein 3; this encodes MAAAAAAALLDELMGRNRNVLPNEKPKELNWEDPEFCKLYLVKFCPHDLFVNTRADLGACSRVHDDEARELFEKAPYSYRKQQYEDEFIRFCQSMLNEVERKIIKGKQRLALIGRTEAPTLTPAQTQRNEEQIALLTEKINKLVEEAEQSGIQGNVEQAQGLMRLCDQLKEERETLRKSNDNSHYNQTAELAAAQEKQMEVCDVCGAFLIVGDAQQRIDDHLMGKQHVGYARLKSALQEIMSKREKARDEKEQRREEDRKQRAREELDRRRRDGDRDRDRERDKRRRRNDDDKGRHESSSHRNSGHRSRSRSRDKYDRHRDDDNHRRHARDKGNRDHRSSSHHSRRRHRSRSRSHK
- the LOC143179127 gene encoding uncharacterized protein LOC143179127 translates to MYWLCLAALVATTNAQGSYDGDGRVPYPGKSSSLGPLYANGLSAGQGFRDNSYEDNIVTPTPAATPAFRNPNNQPPLYRKPVLEQGTIKVNGGSRGGLRGGQPQQGQNPQVEEPEEKEEPDRLTLLLPLSKFDCVNKQTGYYADEDLNCEVFHYCHENARHSWICPEGFTFHQVHLICMPPSGDINCKRSSQYHFVNEYLYKPLNLAEAENKPNVTLRYSERYFPADIHTDEREVGDYQITPTAAPIRRPAPTVYASPQPSTLNSIPASSRPQPTGLPQFRLPVNQVFRSPEEVNIPLQHRRPQPQHQPVRRFPQVRPDEEEYE